In Hermetia illucens chromosome 1, iHerIll2.2.curated.20191125, whole genome shotgun sequence, one genomic interval encodes:
- the LOC119646143 gene encoding multidrug resistance protein homolog 49-like isoform X2 produces the protein MTKERGRGDLSQLDFEEKQTKASSITPSYIRTDADLCDTPISYFQLFKFSTIWDQLLTAVSILFGIVAAAGFPFAIIAYGEFTALLVDRTSVNGTLTKTILLSKFGGGRVLTNATPEEKKNAILEDSNAFGIASFTIGLIEFLCLTIAMDLGNYSALRQVETIRKLFLRSVIRQDISWHDTFTGNNFAVQLTDNLNKIKDGIGEKLIFFIYILGLFTMTVVFSLFHGWKLTLVVLSCAPLVIFSTAFMVKLQSSLSEKGMEAYSSAGAVAEEVFNSIRTVLAFGGEEKELRRYQEKLTPAEKSGFKAGLVSGIGGGAMWFFIYCCYALIFWYGVSLIVEDRYEENKLYTPALLITVLSGVMIGSQNVGSALPHIETFAMARGAARTIFSIIIRQPLIDPLSQGGLKPSNIRGNINFENVLFNYPARNDVEVLRGFTLTAKAGQCVALVGPSGCGKSTCLQLLQRFYDPKSGVVRLDGNKITELNTNWLRSNIGVVGQEPVLFATTVGNNIRYGKPDCTQEEIIAAAKIANCHDFIMKLPEKYESMVGERGAQLSGGQKQRIAVARAIIRDPKILLLDEATSALDPVSEKKVQKALEKASEGRTTLVVSHRLSTITKSDKIVFIQNGIVQEEGTHYDLMQQRGLYYNLVKVSKSEEPESEEEPRRSKESRFASSSLEDDDLEKDLMPLASEMSEPDAATSEKYKVSIMRLFKLNGPEWKFIVIGCLAAIIHGATQPAFAVIFGEFYGIFSIDDPGIIWSESIRFVIYSLILGLIVGIATFLQTFLLNIAGCRLTTRLRKFTFKNILSQEMGYFDDQNNSVGALCARLSGDCADIHGATGTRLGAILQSISTVVIGVLVAFVFSWKLALVGLITMSLILETVVFEAYYTATGDAQEKQALEKASQIAVEAISNIRTIASLNQEKLVIKRYTKQTEACFHACRRKHRFRGVLFAFGHTVMVWAYGLVLWYGGMLVAQGELHYKDVIKVSEALVAGAWFLGQALSFTPSVNAGMKSAMRILKLLDRVPKLYNPPSVPFNVESKIRGNINYNNIYFRYPTRPHTPVLRALNLTIPKSRTFALVGPSGCGKSTCIQLLLRYYDADEGEINLDGVQTTNFPIEKLRSRLGLVSQEPVLFDKTIAENIAYGDNFREVSMVEIIKAAKDANIHDFITNLPLGYRTSLGAKGTQLSGGQKQRIAIARALIRNPRILLLDEATSSLDIQSEKVVQRALDTARKGRTCIIIAHRLTTIQNADAICVIEDGEIVETGTHRELLELGRKYAKLHAMQQIS, from the exons ATGACTAAGGAACGTGGAAGAGGCGATCTATCTCAGTTGGATTTTGAAGAGAAACAAACCAAAGCGAGTAGCATAACCCC GTCGTATATCCGCACGGATGCAGATCTGTGTGATACTCCAATTTCTTATTTccagttg tttAAATTCTCCACTATATGGGATCAACTTTTGACCGCGGTGTCCATTTTGTTCGGAATAGTTGCCGCTGCAGGCTTTCCTTTCGCAATAATCGCGTATGGTGAATTTACAGCGCTCTTAGTCGATAGGACGTCTGTAAATGGAACGTTGACTAAAACCATACTTTTGTCGAAATTTGGCGGCGGCAGAGTGTT AACCAATGCAACaccagaagaaaagaagaatgctATATTGGAGGACTCGAATGCCTTTGGAATTGCAAGCTTCACGATTGGTCTGATTGAATTCCTGTGTCTTACAATAGCAATGGACTTAGGCAACTATTCAGCCTTGCGACAG GTAGAAACAATTCGAAAACTATTTTTACGGTCGGTAATCAGACAGGACATATCCTGGCATGACACTTTTACTGGCAACAACTTTGCGGTTCAGCTAACAGA TAACTTGAATAAGATAAAAGACGGCATCGGAGAAAAGCTGATATTCTTCATTTATATTCTGGGTTTATTCACTATGACTGTTGTGTTCTCTCTTTTTCACGGATGGAAGCTAACATTAGTAGTGCTCAGTTGTGCTCCTCTGGTTATTTTCTCTACTGCTTTCATGGTCAAATTACAAAGTTCGCTCTCCGAGAAAGGAATGGAGGCATACTCTTCGGCAGGAGCAGTTGCAGAAGAAGTATTTAATTCTATAAGGACTGTACTTGCATTTGGCGGAGAGGAAAAAGAGCTACGTAGATACCAAGAAAAACTTACCCCTGCCGAAAAGAGTGGGTTCAAAGCAGGACTTGTCTCCGGAATCGGAGGAGGAGCTATGTGGTTCTTTATATATTGCTGTTATGCCCTAATATTTTGGTATGGTGTTTCCTTGATTGTTGAAGATCGCTACGAAGAGAATAAGTTGTATACTCCGGCATTGTTGATTACAGTTTTATCTGGTGTTATGATAGGATCACAGAATGTGGGGTCGGCGTTACCACATATTGAAACATTCGCTATGGCCCGAGGAGCAGCCAGGACAATTTTTTCGATAATAATTAGGCAACCGCTCATTGATCCATTAAGTCAAGGCGGCTTAAAACCATCGAATATTAGAGGCAATATTAATTTTGAGAATGTTCTCTTCAACTATCCTGCTCGCAATGATGTCGAAGTCTTACGAGGATTCACTTTGACTGCGAAGGCAGGTCAATGTGTCGCGTTGGTTGGGCCTTCAGGTTGCGGAAAATCAACTTGTCTACAACTTCTACAAAGATTTTATGATCCGAAGAGTGGAGTTGTCCGCTTAGATGGGAACAAGATAACTGAACTCAACACAAACTGGCTGCGTTCCAATATCGGTGTAGTAGGACAAGAGCCTGTCCTTTTTGCTACTACTGTCGGTAACAACATTCGCTATGGGAAACCAGATTGTACTCAAGAAGAAATCATCGCAGCTGCAAAAATTGCCAATTGTCACGACTTCATAATGAAACTTCCTGAAAAATATGAATCAATGGTAGGAGAGCGTGGGGCGCAACTTTCAGGAGGCCAGAAACAACGAATTGCAGTCGCTAGAGCTATAATTCGGGATCCGAAAATTCTGCTCCTGGATGAAGCGACATCTGCTTTAGATccagtttctgaaaaaaaagtacaaaaagCTTTAGAGAAAGCTAGTGAGGGGCGAACTACTTTAGTTGTATCGCATCGATTGTCAACTATCACCAAGTCTGATAAAATTGTATTTATTCAAAATGGTATCGTTCAAGAGGAAGGTACGCATTACGACTTAATGCAGCAAAGGGGTCTGTATTATAATTTAGTGAAGGTTTCAAAATCTGAGGAACCTGAATCTGAGGAAGAACCAAGAAGAAGTAAAGAATCTCGCTTCGCTTCCAGTTCCTTGGAGGATGATGATCTCGAAAAAGACTTAATGCCTCTAGCTTCAGAAATGAGCGAGCCAG ATGCTGCAACCAGTGAAAAATATAAAGTATCTATCATGAGGTTATTCAAATTGAATGGACCAGAATGGAAATTTATAGTAATCGGATGTTTGGCTGCAATTATCCACGGAGCTACACAACCAGCATTCGCCGTAATTTTCGGAGAATTCTATGGA ATCTTTTCCATTGATGATCCAGGAATTATTTGGTCAGAATCTATTCGTTTCGTAATATATTCCCTCATTTTGGGGCTTATCGTTGGAATCGCAACATTCTTACAAACTTTCTTGTTGAACATTGCTGGATGTCGGTTGACGACAAGACTGCGAAAATTTACTTTTAAAAACATTCTTTCCCAGGAAATGGGTTATTTCGATGACCAAAATAATTCAGTTGGCGCCTTGTGCGCCAGGCTATCTGGAGACTGTGCGGATATACACGGG gctACTGGGACGCGATTGGGAGCGATACTTCAATCTATTTCAACAGTGGTCATCGGAGTGTTAGTGGCCTTCGTATTTTCATGGAAGCTGGCTTTAGTTGGACTGATCACCATGTCTCTTATTCTAGAAACTGTAGTTTTCGAAGCATACTACACGGCGACAGGTGACGCTCAAGAAAAGCAAGCCTTAGAAAAGGCTTCACAAATAGCTGTTGAAGCAATTTCTAATATCCGCACGATTGCCTCACTTAATCAGGAGAAGCTAGTCATTAAACGATACACTAAGCAAACTGAAGCATGCTTCCATGCGTGCCGTCGAAAACACCGATTCCGTGGAGTTTTATTTGCATTCGGTCACACGGTAATGGTTTGGGCTTATGGGTTGGTATTGTGGTATGGAGGTATGTTAGTAGCTCAGGGAGAATTGCATTATAAGGATGTTATAAA AGTGTCAGAAGCCCTGGTAGCCGGTGCATGGTTTTTGGGTCAAGCTCTTTCATTTACACCTAGCGTGAACGCGGGTATGAAATCAGCCATGCGAATTCTCAAATTACTGGACCGAGTTCCGAAATTATATAATCCGCCATCAGTTCCATTCAATGTTGAATCG AAAATTCGGGGTAATATTAATTACAACAACATTTACTTCCGTTATCCTACTCGTCCTCACACTCCGGTTTTACGAGCCCTAAATCTGACAATACCGAAAAGTAGAACATTTGCTTTAGTGGGGCCTTCAGGCTGTGGGAAATCAACATGCATACAACTGCTGTTACGTTATTATGATGCTGACGAAGgtgaaatcaaccttgatggaGTCCAAACGACGAATTTTCCTATAGAAAAATTACGATCGCGCTTGGGGTTAGTTTCCCAAGAGCCTGTACTGTTCGACAAAACAATTGCTGAAAATATCGCCTACGGTGATAATTTTCGGGAGGTGTCTATGGTTGAAATCATTAAGGCTGCAAAAGACGCTAATATACATGATTTCATCACAAATCTTCCATTG GGTTACAGAACGTCGCTTGGAGCTAAAGGAACTCAACTTTCGGGCGGACAAAAGCAGCGCATTGCGATTGCGCGTGCCCTTATCCGAAATCCGCGGATATTGCTTCTAGATGAGGCTACATCCTCTTTAGATATTCAAAGCGAAAAAGTAGTGCAACGCGCATTAGATACTGCCCGCAAAGGACGTACATGCATTATAATTGCTCATCGCCTGACAACAATACAGAACGCGGATGCGATTTGCGTCATTGAGGACGGTGAAATTGTAGAAACCGGAACTCATAGAGAACTTTTGGAATTAGGGAGGAAGTATGCGAAATTGCACGCAATGCAACAAATAAGTTAA
- the LOC119646144 gene encoding Usher syndrome type-1G protein homolog translates to MSSDRFHKAAKDGLLDILKEATRRDANNKDLDGMTPVLWAAFEGRLDALRLLVGRGGDPDKSDQYGNTALHLAAAKGHLQCVDFLVKFGVNLYSLDIDKHSAKDLAAINNRDDILRYLDGASANLEVTDRKKAKAMRELAEKNCEKRIKEYTKRQQKLEQEMNSKPNQNGSSVLSALKHKIWATSQGNLKQAYKDHTNTNTTKFSALVGGTVASRAGAVQKKANALKFKQQHCMTSQPRPEDSGFKIGEMESNGKRSIRSLQGVQRDSEVLYVGSFSSNGDVSRRGKIADVFDVDANSDTEREYPREHQFLSRSMSQPDFFASSADDEVSAEVKLQRPYGLFDRPMLGSLAFGRSVTSALSQLHPEGSSIGSSNSTMNSRKNGPLAKSRAGKARSFLNISDSDSDGGTDSDENQHESRTAIQRFLSAWGLEEHLHIFQKQQIDLDTLMLLTESDLKSLGLPLGPFRKLAIAIQERKSALANPGVITDSRF, encoded by the exons GGCTGCAAAAGACGGACTTCTTGACATTCTCAAAGAAGCGACCCGTCGAGATGCCAACAATAAAGATTTAGATGGTATGACGCCGGTATTATGGGCTGCTTTCGAGGGCCGATTAGACGCTTTGCGATTACTTGTTGGTCGAGG GGGTGATCCAGATAAATCCGATCAATATGGTAATACCGCCTTGCACCTTGCCGCTGCGAAAGGGCATTTACAATGTGtagattttttggttaaatTTGGGGTGAACTTGTACTCTTTGGACATTGACAAACACAGTGCGAAGGACTTAGCTGCAATTAATAACCGAGATGATATCCTGAGATATTTGGATGGAGCCTCAGCTAATTTGGAAGTAACGGACAG GAAAAAAGCgaaagccatgagagaattagcTGAAAAGAATTGTGAGAAAAGAATCAAGGAATATACGAAGCGACAGCAGAAACTCGAACAAGAGATGAACTCTAAACCGAATCAAAATGGGTCTTCAGTACTATCAGCGTTAAAACACAAAATATGGGCCACAAGTCAGGGAAATTTAAAACAAGCATACAAGGACCACACAAATACAAATACCACAAAGTTTAGTGCCTTGGTAGGAGGAACAGTGGCTAGTCGTGCGGGTGCTGTTCAAAAGAAAGCTAATGCGCTTAAGTTTAAACAACAACATTGCATGACATCTCAGCCAAGGCCAGAGGATAGTGGTTTTAAAATCGGTGAAATGGAATCAAACGGAAAACGGAGTATAAGATCACTACAAGGAGTCCAGCGAGACTCTGAGGTTCTCTACGTAGGCAGCTTTAGTTCCAACGGTGATGTATCAAGGCGCGGGAAGATAGCGGATGTATTTGATGTTGACGCCAACAGTGACACAGAAAGGGAATATCCTCGTGAACATCAGTTCCTTTCCAGATCCATGTCACAACCCGACTTTTTTGCTTCTTCAGCTGATGATGAAGTTAGCGCGGAAGTGAAGTTGCAAAGACCCTATGGTCTATTTGATAGGCCTATGTTAGGAAGTCTAGCATTTGGACGATCAGTAACATCTGCATTAAGTCAATTGCACCCAGAAGGTTCATCGATAGGTTCTTCAAACTCTACAATGAATTCTAGGAAGAATGGGCCTTTAGCAAAATCAAGAGCAGGAAAGGCGAGGTCATTCTTAAATATATCAGACAGCGACTCGGATGGAGGTACGGACAGCGACGAGAACCAACACGAGAGCCGAACTGCAATCCAAAGGTTTCTGTCAGCATGGGGACTGGAGGAGCACTTGCATAT CTTCCAAAAGCAGCAGATTGATCTGGACACATTGATGCTCCTCACAGAAAGTGATCTTAAATCTTTGGGGTTGCCGTTAGGACCGTTTCGGAAGTTAGCTATCGCAATCCAGGAGAGAAAGAGTGCATTGGCCAATCCTGGCGTTATAACAGACAGTCGGTTTTGA
- the LOC119646143 gene encoding multidrug resistance protein homolog 49-like isoform X1, translating to MTKERGRGDLSQLDFEEKQTKASSITPSYIRTDADLCDTPISYFQLFKFSTIWDQLLTAVSILFGIVAAAGFPFAIIAYGEFTALLVDRTSVNGTLTKTILLSKFGGGRVLTNATPEEKKNAILEDSNAFGIASFTIGLIEFLCLTIAMDLGNYSALRQVETIRKLFLRSVIRQDISWHDTFTGNNFAVQLTDNLNKIKDGIGEKLIFFIYILGLFTMTVVFSLFHGWKLTLVVLSCAPLVIFSTAFMVKLQSSLSEKGMEAYSSAGAVAEEVFNSIRTVLAFGGEEKELRRYQEKLTPAEKSGFKAGLVSGIGGGAMWFFIYCCYALIFWYGVSLIVEDRYEENKLYTPALLITVLSGVMIGSQNVGSALPHIETFAMARGAARTIFSIIIRQPLIDPLSQGGLKPSNIRGNINFENVLFNYPARNDVEVLRGFTLTAKAGQCVALVGPSGCGKSTCLQLLQRFYDPKSGVVRLDGNKITELNTNWLRSNIGVVGQEPVLFATTVGNNIRYGKPDCTQEEIIAAAKIANCHDFIMKLPEKYESMVGERGAQLSGGQKQRIAVARAIIRDPKILLLDEATSALDPVSEKKVQKALEKASEGRTTLVVSHRLSTITKSDKIVFIQNGIVQEEGTHYDLMQQRGLYYNLVKVSKSEEPESEEEPRRSKESRFASSSLEDDDLEKDLMPLASEMSEPVDAATSEKYKVSIMRLFKLNGPEWKFIVIGCLAAIIHGATQPAFAVIFGEFYGIFSIDDPGIIWSESIRFVIYSLILGLIVGIATFLQTFLLNIAGCRLTTRLRKFTFKNILSQEMGYFDDQNNSVGALCARLSGDCADIHGATGTRLGAILQSISTVVIGVLVAFVFSWKLALVGLITMSLILETVVFEAYYTATGDAQEKQALEKASQIAVEAISNIRTIASLNQEKLVIKRYTKQTEACFHACRRKHRFRGVLFAFGHTVMVWAYGLVLWYGGMLVAQGELHYKDVIKVSEALVAGAWFLGQALSFTPSVNAGMKSAMRILKLLDRVPKLYNPPSVPFNVESKIRGNINYNNIYFRYPTRPHTPVLRALNLTIPKSRTFALVGPSGCGKSTCIQLLLRYYDADEGEINLDGVQTTNFPIEKLRSRLGLVSQEPVLFDKTIAENIAYGDNFREVSMVEIIKAAKDANIHDFITNLPLGYRTSLGAKGTQLSGGQKQRIAIARALIRNPRILLLDEATSSLDIQSEKVVQRALDTARKGRTCIIIAHRLTTIQNADAICVIEDGEIVETGTHRELLELGRKYAKLHAMQQIS from the exons ATGACTAAGGAACGTGGAAGAGGCGATCTATCTCAGTTGGATTTTGAAGAGAAACAAACCAAAGCGAGTAGCATAACCCC GTCGTATATCCGCACGGATGCAGATCTGTGTGATACTCCAATTTCTTATTTccagttg tttAAATTCTCCACTATATGGGATCAACTTTTGACCGCGGTGTCCATTTTGTTCGGAATAGTTGCCGCTGCAGGCTTTCCTTTCGCAATAATCGCGTATGGTGAATTTACAGCGCTCTTAGTCGATAGGACGTCTGTAAATGGAACGTTGACTAAAACCATACTTTTGTCGAAATTTGGCGGCGGCAGAGTGTT AACCAATGCAACaccagaagaaaagaagaatgctATATTGGAGGACTCGAATGCCTTTGGAATTGCAAGCTTCACGATTGGTCTGATTGAATTCCTGTGTCTTACAATAGCAATGGACTTAGGCAACTATTCAGCCTTGCGACAG GTAGAAACAATTCGAAAACTATTTTTACGGTCGGTAATCAGACAGGACATATCCTGGCATGACACTTTTACTGGCAACAACTTTGCGGTTCAGCTAACAGA TAACTTGAATAAGATAAAAGACGGCATCGGAGAAAAGCTGATATTCTTCATTTATATTCTGGGTTTATTCACTATGACTGTTGTGTTCTCTCTTTTTCACGGATGGAAGCTAACATTAGTAGTGCTCAGTTGTGCTCCTCTGGTTATTTTCTCTACTGCTTTCATGGTCAAATTACAAAGTTCGCTCTCCGAGAAAGGAATGGAGGCATACTCTTCGGCAGGAGCAGTTGCAGAAGAAGTATTTAATTCTATAAGGACTGTACTTGCATTTGGCGGAGAGGAAAAAGAGCTACGTAGATACCAAGAAAAACTTACCCCTGCCGAAAAGAGTGGGTTCAAAGCAGGACTTGTCTCCGGAATCGGAGGAGGAGCTATGTGGTTCTTTATATATTGCTGTTATGCCCTAATATTTTGGTATGGTGTTTCCTTGATTGTTGAAGATCGCTACGAAGAGAATAAGTTGTATACTCCGGCATTGTTGATTACAGTTTTATCTGGTGTTATGATAGGATCACAGAATGTGGGGTCGGCGTTACCACATATTGAAACATTCGCTATGGCCCGAGGAGCAGCCAGGACAATTTTTTCGATAATAATTAGGCAACCGCTCATTGATCCATTAAGTCAAGGCGGCTTAAAACCATCGAATATTAGAGGCAATATTAATTTTGAGAATGTTCTCTTCAACTATCCTGCTCGCAATGATGTCGAAGTCTTACGAGGATTCACTTTGACTGCGAAGGCAGGTCAATGTGTCGCGTTGGTTGGGCCTTCAGGTTGCGGAAAATCAACTTGTCTACAACTTCTACAAAGATTTTATGATCCGAAGAGTGGAGTTGTCCGCTTAGATGGGAACAAGATAACTGAACTCAACACAAACTGGCTGCGTTCCAATATCGGTGTAGTAGGACAAGAGCCTGTCCTTTTTGCTACTACTGTCGGTAACAACATTCGCTATGGGAAACCAGATTGTACTCAAGAAGAAATCATCGCAGCTGCAAAAATTGCCAATTGTCACGACTTCATAATGAAACTTCCTGAAAAATATGAATCAATGGTAGGAGAGCGTGGGGCGCAACTTTCAGGAGGCCAGAAACAACGAATTGCAGTCGCTAGAGCTATAATTCGGGATCCGAAAATTCTGCTCCTGGATGAAGCGACATCTGCTTTAGATccagtttctgaaaaaaaagtacaaaaagCTTTAGAGAAAGCTAGTGAGGGGCGAACTACTTTAGTTGTATCGCATCGATTGTCAACTATCACCAAGTCTGATAAAATTGTATTTATTCAAAATGGTATCGTTCAAGAGGAAGGTACGCATTACGACTTAATGCAGCAAAGGGGTCTGTATTATAATTTAGTGAAGGTTTCAAAATCTGAGGAACCTGAATCTGAGGAAGAACCAAGAAGAAGTAAAGAATCTCGCTTCGCTTCCAGTTCCTTGGAGGATGATGATCTCGAAAAAGACTTAATGCCTCTAGCTTCAGAAATGAGCGAGCCAG TAGATGCTGCAACCAGTGAAAAATATAAAGTATCTATCATGAGGTTATTCAAATTGAATGGACCAGAATGGAAATTTATAGTAATCGGATGTTTGGCTGCAATTATCCACGGAGCTACACAACCAGCATTCGCCGTAATTTTCGGAGAATTCTATGGA ATCTTTTCCATTGATGATCCAGGAATTATTTGGTCAGAATCTATTCGTTTCGTAATATATTCCCTCATTTTGGGGCTTATCGTTGGAATCGCAACATTCTTACAAACTTTCTTGTTGAACATTGCTGGATGTCGGTTGACGACAAGACTGCGAAAATTTACTTTTAAAAACATTCTTTCCCAGGAAATGGGTTATTTCGATGACCAAAATAATTCAGTTGGCGCCTTGTGCGCCAGGCTATCTGGAGACTGTGCGGATATACACGGG gctACTGGGACGCGATTGGGAGCGATACTTCAATCTATTTCAACAGTGGTCATCGGAGTGTTAGTGGCCTTCGTATTTTCATGGAAGCTGGCTTTAGTTGGACTGATCACCATGTCTCTTATTCTAGAAACTGTAGTTTTCGAAGCATACTACACGGCGACAGGTGACGCTCAAGAAAAGCAAGCCTTAGAAAAGGCTTCACAAATAGCTGTTGAAGCAATTTCTAATATCCGCACGATTGCCTCACTTAATCAGGAGAAGCTAGTCATTAAACGATACACTAAGCAAACTGAAGCATGCTTCCATGCGTGCCGTCGAAAACACCGATTCCGTGGAGTTTTATTTGCATTCGGTCACACGGTAATGGTTTGGGCTTATGGGTTGGTATTGTGGTATGGAGGTATGTTAGTAGCTCAGGGAGAATTGCATTATAAGGATGTTATAAA AGTGTCAGAAGCCCTGGTAGCCGGTGCATGGTTTTTGGGTCAAGCTCTTTCATTTACACCTAGCGTGAACGCGGGTATGAAATCAGCCATGCGAATTCTCAAATTACTGGACCGAGTTCCGAAATTATATAATCCGCCATCAGTTCCATTCAATGTTGAATCG AAAATTCGGGGTAATATTAATTACAACAACATTTACTTCCGTTATCCTACTCGTCCTCACACTCCGGTTTTACGAGCCCTAAATCTGACAATACCGAAAAGTAGAACATTTGCTTTAGTGGGGCCTTCAGGCTGTGGGAAATCAACATGCATACAACTGCTGTTACGTTATTATGATGCTGACGAAGgtgaaatcaaccttgatggaGTCCAAACGACGAATTTTCCTATAGAAAAATTACGATCGCGCTTGGGGTTAGTTTCCCAAGAGCCTGTACTGTTCGACAAAACAATTGCTGAAAATATCGCCTACGGTGATAATTTTCGGGAGGTGTCTATGGTTGAAATCATTAAGGCTGCAAAAGACGCTAATATACATGATTTCATCACAAATCTTCCATTG GGTTACAGAACGTCGCTTGGAGCTAAAGGAACTCAACTTTCGGGCGGACAAAAGCAGCGCATTGCGATTGCGCGTGCCCTTATCCGAAATCCGCGGATATTGCTTCTAGATGAGGCTACATCCTCTTTAGATATTCAAAGCGAAAAAGTAGTGCAACGCGCATTAGATACTGCCCGCAAAGGACGTACATGCATTATAATTGCTCATCGCCTGACAACAATACAGAACGCGGATGCGATTTGCGTCATTGAGGACGGTGAAATTGTAGAAACCGGAACTCATAGAGAACTTTTGGAATTAGGGAGGAAGTATGCGAAATTGCACGCAATGCAACAAATAAGTTAA